In Diabrotica undecimpunctata isolate CICGRU chromosome 4, icDiaUnde3, whole genome shotgun sequence, a single genomic region encodes these proteins:
- the LOC140438980 gene encoding uncharacterized protein, which translates to MVTRTKNVTFTAITNTRAYQEEIDKNLQNDVQYKTDIKQLNERLVNVLRKAQKNCQVKQTRKNEKHTESTRNLMQKRREIKDKHTVNIAEMRNLNKTISKAVRKDIRDFTTKETTNTIEQNKSLKVLKRKLRTETSNIYKLKNRQGHAVYEQQEIMKIIEEYYKTLYCRDAHIPEVKIPAIQNQGSEELPDITEEEIELALKGMKNSKSPGEDAIEKDLQEYWANFTGLSSEDEKDFFDTNSIADPEFEPNYGDESDK; encoded by the exons ATGGTAACAAGGACTAAAAATGTTACGTTCACTGCGATTACTAACACAAGGGCATACCAGGAAGAAATAGATAAAAACCTTCAGAATGACGTGCAATATAAAACCGATATTAAACAACTTAACGAAAGGTTGGTAAACGTCTTAAGGAAGGCACAGAAGAACTGTCAAGTTAAGCAAACaaggaaaaatgaaaaacataCAGAAAGCACAAGGAACCTAATGCAAAAAAGAAGGGAAATTAAAGATAAGCACACAGTGAACATCGCAGAGAtgaggaatttaaataaaaccatttcaAAAGCTGTTAGGAAAGACATAAGGGATTTTACCACTAAAGAAACAACTAATAcaatagaacaaaataaaagccttaaagtTCTAAAACGAAAGTTGAGGACAGAAACCAGTAacatttataagctaaaaaatagACAAGGACATGCTGTATAtgaacaacaagaaattatgaaaattatcgAAGAGTACTATAAAACATTATATTGTCGAGATGCTCACATTCCAGAGGTGAAAATCCCAGCCATACAAAATCAAGGATCAGAGGAACTTCCAGATATAACCGAAGAAGAAATCGAATTAGCGTTGAAAGGTATGAAGAACAGcaaatcacctggagaagatgcCATT GAAAAGGATCTGCAGGAATATTGGGCAAATTTCACCGGCCTGAGTAGTGAAGATGAAAAAGATTTCTTCGACACCAATAGTATTGCAGACCCTGAATTTGAACCTAATTATGGCGATGAATCTGATAAATAA